In a genomic window of Streptomyces sp. SJL17-4:
- a CDS encoding MoxR family ATPase, producing MSAPTPETATNSDRARASLEALRTEIGKAVVGQDPAVTGLVVALLCRGHVLLEGVPGVAKTLLVRSLAAALELDTKRVQFTPDLMPSDVTGSLVYDTRTSEFSFQPGPVFTNLLLADEINRTPPKTQASLLEAMEERQVTVDGTPRPLPEPFLVAATQNPVEYEGTYPLPEAQLDRFLLKLTVPLPSRADEIQVLTRHAEGFDPRDLKAAGVRPVAGPAALEAARAAVAKVSTSAEIAGYVVDICRATRESPSLTLGVSPRGATALLSTARAWAWLTGRDYVTPDDVKALALPTLRHRIHLRPEAEMEGVTPDSVINSILAHVPVPR from the coding sequence AGCGCCCCGACCCCCGAGACCGCCACGAACTCGGACCGCGCCCGCGCCTCCCTGGAGGCCCTGCGCACCGAGATCGGAAAGGCCGTGGTCGGCCAGGACCCCGCCGTCACCGGTCTCGTCGTCGCCCTGCTCTGCCGCGGACACGTCCTCCTCGAAGGCGTGCCCGGCGTCGCGAAGACCCTGCTGGTCCGCTCGCTCGCCGCCGCCCTCGAACTCGACACCAAGCGCGTCCAGTTCACCCCCGACCTCATGCCGAGCGACGTGACCGGCTCCCTGGTCTACGACACCCGGACCTCCGAGTTCTCCTTCCAGCCCGGCCCGGTCTTCACGAACCTCCTGCTCGCCGACGAGATCAACCGCACGCCCCCGAAGACCCAGGCCTCCCTCCTGGAGGCGATGGAAGAGCGCCAGGTCACGGTCGACGGCACCCCGCGCCCCCTGCCCGAACCCTTCCTGGTGGCCGCGACCCAGAACCCCGTCGAGTACGAGGGCACCTATCCCCTCCCCGAGGCCCAACTGGACCGCTTCCTCCTGAAGCTGACGGTCCCACTGCCCTCCCGCGCGGACGAGATCCAGGTCCTCACCCGTCACGCCGAGGGCTTCGACCCCCGCGACCTCAAGGCCGCCGGCGTCCGCCCCGTCGCGGGTCCCGCCGCGCTCGAAGCCGCCCGGGCCGCCGTCGCGAAGGTCTCGACCTCCGCCGAGATCGCCGGCTATGTCGTCGATATCTGTCGTGCCACGCGTGAATCCCCCTCACTCACGCTCGGGGTCTCCCCCCGAGGCGCCACCGCCCTGCTCTCCACCGCCCGCGCCTGGGCCTGGCTCACCGGCCGGGACTACGTCACCCCCGACGATGTGAAGGCCCTCGCTCTCCCCACCCTGCGTCATCGCATCCACCTGCGGCCCGAGGCCGAGATGGAGGGAGTCACCCCCGACTCCGTCATCAACTCGATCCTCGCCCACGTCCCCGTCCCCCGCTGA